One genomic window of Prochlorococcus sp. MIT 0801 includes the following:
- a CDS encoding pentapeptide repeat-containing protein produces the protein MKFDLLFSKIIKYVLSFLIIFFGVTPVFAGANVAVKGEGDEVPSYVRSDITGFDFHGEDLHLSSIAGAMARDADFSNVDLHGTTLTLSDLKGSNLNGVDLTDTLSDRVNFQKTDLRNSILVNMIASGSSFAGAQIEGADFTFAILDSEDQRNLCKIADGVNPTTGVSTRASLECKGDKPSIPAA, from the coding sequence ATGAAATTTGATCTTCTTTTTTCAAAAATTATCAAATATGTACTCAGCTTTTTAATCATATTTTTTGGGGTGACTCCTGTATTTGCTGGTGCCAATGTGGCAGTTAAGGGTGAAGGAGACGAAGTTCCAAGTTATGTTCGTTCTGATATCACAGGATTCGATTTTCATGGTGAAGACTTACATCTTTCCTCTATCGCTGGTGCAATGGCAAGAGATGCTGATTTCAGTAACGTCGATCTTCATGGAACAACACTAACTTTGTCAGACCTCAAAGGTTCCAACCTTAATGGTGTAGATCTTACTGATACACTTTCGGACAGGGTTAATTTTCAGAAGACCGATCTTAGAAATTCCATTTTAGTAAATATGATTGCATCAGGTAGTAGTTTTGCTGGTGCTCAAATTGAAGGAGCTGATTTTACATTTGCGATTCTTGACAGTGAAGATCAAAGAAATCTCTGTAAAATAGCTGACGGTGTGAATCCAACTACAGGAGTTTCTACTAGGGCTAGTCTTGAATGTAAAGGAGATAAACCTTCTATACCTGCAGCGTAA
- a CDS encoding phenylpyruvate tautomerase MIF-related protein, translated as MPFIQINASSKSVVENDDLLQKDISKMIAVLTGKPENYVMTMIQKDAKMTFAGSDEPCCFIKVQSIGSLNPSSMSKALCELIASKTNINTNRIYIEFFDVKASNWGFNGSTFG; from the coding sequence ATGCCATTCATTCAAATCAACGCATCCTCAAAAAGTGTTGTAGAAAATGATGATTTGCTCCAAAAAGATATTTCAAAAATGATTGCTGTTTTAACCGGAAAACCGGAAAATTACGTAATGACGATGATCCAAAAAGATGCCAAAATGACATTTGCTGGATCCGATGAACCATGCTGTTTCATCAAGGTTCAATCAATTGGCTCACTAAACCCATCCTCGATGAGCAAGGCTTTGTGCGAGTTAATTGCATCTAAAACCAATATAAATACAAATAGAATTTATATTGAATTTTTCGACGTTAAAGCCTCAAATTGGGGATTCAATGGTTCAACATTTGGATAG
- a CDS encoding DUF393 domain-containing protein, with translation MNTAKLTIFFDGGCPLCKREVDFLQSRNQKGYLSFIDINTSDFYLDLKYGITYKQAMERIHAFKSDGSLIKDIKVFQEAYTLIGLGWIYAPTKLPIFDKFIEFIYGIWAKYRLKLTFRPSIEKLCTEKGCELS, from the coding sequence ATGAATACAGCGAAGCTTACTATTTTTTTTGATGGAGGATGCCCCTTATGCAAAAGAGAGGTTGATTTCTTGCAATCAAGAAATCAAAAGGGATACCTAAGTTTTATTGATATAAATACTTCTGATTTTTATTTAGATCTTAAATATGGCATTACCTATAAACAAGCGATGGAGAGAATCCATGCTTTTAAAAGTGATGGTTCATTAATTAAGGATATTAAGGTTTTTCAAGAGGCTTATACGTTGATTGGATTGGGTTGGATTTATGCACCAACAAAATTGCCCATTTTTGATAAATTTATTGAGTTTATTTATGGGATATGGGCAAAATACAGATTAAAATTAACTTTTCGACCTTCTATTGAGAAATTATGTACTGAAAAGGGTTGTGAACTCTCTTAG
- a CDS encoding chlorophyll a/b binding light-harvesting protein — MQTYGNPDVTYGWWVGNSVVTNRAGRFIGSHIGHTGLICFAAGGSTLWELARYNPEIPMGHQSSIFLAHLASLGLGFDEAGVWTGAGVATIAIFHLIFSAVYGTAGLAHSLLFDPDLKDGPIPTTKKFKLEWDNPDNLTFILGHHLIFFGVANIWFVEWARWHGIYDPAIGEIRTIFPGYGDFGMVYGHQFDFLTIDSLEEVMSGHAFLAFVQISGGAWHIATKQLGEYTEFKGKGLLSAEAVLSWSLAGIGWMAIVAAFWCAQNTTVYPIDWYGEPLALKFGISPYWVDTGDVSDSTAFLGHTTRAALSNVHYYFGFFFIQGHIWHALRAMGFDFRRVVGSVASLATTES, encoded by the coding sequence ATGCAGACCTACGGAAACCCAGACGTCACCTACGGGTGGTGGGTTGGCAATTCTGTGGTGACCAATCGCGCTGGTCGATTCATAGGGTCACATATCGGACACACAGGCCTGATTTGCTTTGCAGCTGGTGGAAGTACCCTTTGGGAGCTTGCTCGCTACAACCCAGAAATACCAATGGGACATCAAAGTTCCATTTTTCTTGCTCATCTAGCATCTCTTGGCCTCGGCTTTGATGAAGCTGGAGTATGGACCGGAGCTGGTGTAGCAACAATTGCTATTTTCCATTTGATTTTTTCAGCTGTATATGGAACAGCTGGATTAGCTCATTCACTCTTATTTGATCCGGACTTGAAAGATGGTCCAATTCCTACCACCAAGAAATTCAAACTTGAATGGGACAACCCAGATAATTTGACATTCATTCTTGGACATCACTTGATTTTCTTTGGGGTTGCAAATATTTGGTTCGTAGAGTGGGCAAGATGGCATGGAATTTATGATCCAGCCATAGGTGAAATCAGAACAATCTTCCCTGGATATGGTGACTTTGGAATGGTTTACGGGCATCAGTTCGACTTCCTTACCATTGACAGCCTTGAAGAAGTAATGAGCGGTCATGCATTTTTAGCATTCGTTCAAATAAGTGGTGGTGCATGGCACATCGCTACAAAACAACTAGGCGAATACACTGAGTTCAAAGGTAAAGGATTGCTTTCAGCAGAAGCCGTTCTTTCCTGGTCTCTTGCTGGTATTGGTTGGATGGCAATTGTTGCTGCATTCTGGTGCGCACAAAATACAACTGTTTATCCAATTGACTGGTATGGAGAGCCTTTAGCTTTGAAATTTGGAATTTCTCCTTATTGGGTAGACACGGGAGATGTCTCAGATAGCACTGCGTTTTTAGGCCATACAACTAGAGCTGCATTGTCAAATGTTCATTATTACTTTGGATTTTTCTTTATTCAAGGTCATATTTGGCATGCTCTTAGAGCCATGGGCTTTGATTTCCGTCGTGTTGTTGGATCAGTAGCTTCTCTCGCAACAACTGAGAGTTAG
- a CDS encoding chlorophyll a/b binding light-harvesting protein, with protein sequence MQSYGNPDVTYEWWAGNSVVTSRSGRFIASHIGHTGLIAFAAGGSTLWELARYNPEIPMGHQSSLFLGHLAAFGVGFDEAGAWTGVGVAAVAIVHLVLSMVYGGGALLHAVYFEADVADSEVPRARKFKLEWNNPDNQTFILGHHLFFFGMACIAFVEWARIHGIYDPAIGAVRQVNYNLDLTMIWNRQFDFIGIDSLEDVMGGHAFLAFAELTGATIHMVAGSTQWENKRLGEWSKYKGAELLSAEAVLSWSLAGIGWMAIVAAFWAATNTTVYPIEWFGEPLKLQFSVAPYWIDTADSTGITAFFGHTTRAALVNVHYYFGFFFLQGHFWHALRALGFDFKKVSEAIGNTEGATVRVEGAGFNGRAPR encoded by the coding sequence ATGCAGAGCTATGGAAATCCAGACGTTACTTACGAGTGGTGGGCTGGTAATTCTGTGGTCACAAGTCGTTCTGGTCGATTCATAGCCTCCCATATTGGGCATACAGGCTTGATCGCATTCGCGGCTGGAGGAAGTACCCTTTGGGAACTTGCTCGCTACAATCCAGAGATCCCCATGGGGCATCAAAGCTCCTTATTCTTGGGGCATCTTGCCGCTTTTGGCGTAGGTTTTGACGAGGCTGGAGCTTGGACTGGTGTTGGTGTAGCAGCCGTAGCCATTGTTCACTTGGTTTTGTCAATGGTTTACGGAGGTGGTGCTTTATTGCATGCAGTTTATTTTGAAGCTGATGTTGCAGATAGTGAGGTTCCAAGAGCTAGAAAGTTTAAATTGGAATGGAATAATCCAGATAATCAGACGTTTATCCTGGGCCATCATTTATTCTTCTTTGGAATGGCTTGCATAGCCTTTGTTGAATGGGCAAGAATCCACGGCATATATGATCCAGCTATTGGTGCGGTAAGACAGGTCAATTACAATCTTGATTTGACGATGATATGGAATCGTCAATTTGATTTCATCGGGATTGATAGTCTCGAAGATGTAATGGGTGGTCATGCATTTCTTGCTTTTGCAGAATTAACCGGCGCAACTATTCATATGGTTGCAGGTTCAACTCAATGGGAAAACAAGAGACTTGGTGAATGGAGTAAGTACAAAGGAGCTGAATTGCTTTCTGCAGAGGCAGTCCTTTCATGGTCTCTTGCAGGTATAGGTTGGATGGCAATTGTTGCTGCATTCTGGGCTGCTACCAATACAACCGTTTATCCAATTGAGTGGTTTGGTGAGCCTTTGAAGTTACAGTTCTCAGTTGCTCCATATTGGATTGATACAGCAGATAGCACTGGCATAACAGCTTTCTTTGGTCACACAACTAGGGCTGCTTTAGTTAATGTTCATTATTACTTTGGATTTTTCTTCTTACAGGGTCATTTCTGGCATGCTTTACGTGCGTTAGGATTTGACTTCAAGAAGGTTTCCGAAGCAATTGGTAATACTGAAGGGGCAACAGTCAGGGTTGAAGGCGCTGGTTTCAATGGAAGAGCTCCAAGATAG
- a CDS encoding chlorophyll a/b binding light-harvesting protein encodes MQTYGNPDVTYGWWAGNAGVTNKSGKFIAAHIAHTGLIAFAAGGSTLWELARYNPEIPMGHQSSIFLAHLASIGIGFDEAGAWTGAGVASIAIVHLVLSMVYGAGGLLHSVLFVGDMQDSEVPQARKFKLEWDNPDNQTFILGHHLLFFGVACIWFVEWARIHGIYDPAIGAVRQVEYNLNLTSIWNHQFDFLAIDSLEDVLGGHAFLAFLEITGGAFHIATKQVGEYTKFKGAGLLSAEAILSFSCAGLGWMAVVAAFWCAQNTTVYPEAWYGEALILKFGIAPYWIDSVDLSGGPAFFGHTTRAALANVHYYFGFFFLQGHLWHALRAMGFDFKRILKEPLPAQLYE; translated from the coding sequence ATGCAGACCTACGGAAACCCGGATGTCACCTATGGTTGGTGGGCTGGAAATGCTGGGGTTACAAACAAATCAGGTAAATTCATTGCTGCACACATTGCTCATACTGGCTTGATAGCCTTTGCAGCAGGTGGAAGTACCCTTTGGGAACTAGCGAGATACAACCCTGAGATTCCAATGGGACATCAGAGTTCGATCTTTCTTGCTCATTTAGCTTCAATTGGTATCGGCTTTGATGAGGCTGGTGCTTGGACAGGGGCAGGAGTTGCCTCTATTGCAATCGTACATTTGGTTCTTTCCATGGTCTATGGAGCGGGTGGCTTATTGCACTCGGTGCTATTCGTTGGCGATATGCAAGATTCAGAGGTCCCTCAAGCAAGAAAGTTCAAACTTGAGTGGGACAACCCAGATAATCAGACTTTTATACTTGGTCACCATTTACTTTTCTTTGGTGTTGCATGTATTTGGTTCGTTGAATGGGCAAGAATCCACGGAATTTATGATCCTGCTATAGGAGCTGTTCGACAAGTTGAGTACAACCTTAACTTGACCAGTATTTGGAACCATCAGTTTGATTTCTTGGCTATTGATAGTCTTGAAGATGTTTTGGGAGGCCATGCTTTCTTGGCTTTCTTGGAAATAACAGGTGGAGCTTTCCATATCGCTACTAAGCAAGTTGGTGAATATACCAAGTTCAAAGGAGCTGGTCTTCTTTCTGCAGAAGCAATTCTTTCTTTCTCTTGTGCAGGTCTTGGTTGGATGGCTGTTGTTGCTGCTTTCTGGTGTGCACAGAACACAACCGTTTACCCAGAAGCTTGGTATGGCGAAGCATTGATCTTGAAGTTTGGTATTGCTCCTTATTGGATAGATAGTGTTGATCTTTCAGGAGGTCCAGCTTTCTTTGGTCATACGACTAGGGCGGCTCTAGCAAATGTTCATTATTACTTTGGATTTTTCTTCCTTCAAGGACATCTATGGCATGCTTTAAGAGCTATGGGATTTGATTTTAAGAGAATTCTTAAGGAGCCTCTTCCTGCTCAGCTTTACGAATAA
- a CDS encoding chlorophyll a/b binding light-harvesting protein, whose protein sequence is MQSYGNPDVTYGWWVGNSVVTNKSSRFIGSHVAHTGLICFAAGANTLWELARYNPDIPMGHQGMVSIPHLASIGIGFDPTGTVFDGTSIAFIGVFHLICSMVYAGAGLLHSLIFSEDTQNSSGLFADDRPEHRQAARYKLEWDNPDNQTFILGHHLIFFGVACIWFVEWARIHGIYDPAIGAVRQVEYNLNLTNIWNHQFDFLAIDSLEDVMGGHAFLAFVEITGGAFHIATKQVGEYTEFKGKNILSAEAVLSWSLAGIGWMAIIAAFWCATNTTVYPEAWYGETLALKFGISPYWIDTADMTGVVSGHTSRAWLANVHYYLGFFFIQGHLWHAIRALGFDFKKVTDAISNLDGARVTLTD, encoded by the coding sequence ATGCAGTCCTACGGAAACCCAGACGTCACCTACGGGTGGTGGGTTGGTAATTCTGTCGTAACAAATAAGTCAAGCCGATTTATTGGCTCGCATGTTGCTCATACAGGATTGATTTGTTTCGCAGCTGGTGCCAACACACTTTGGGAGCTCGCTAGATACAACCCAGATATTCCAATGGGACACCAAGGAATGGTGAGCATCCCACACCTTGCTTCTATTGGTATTGGATTTGATCCAACTGGAACAGTATTCGACGGAACATCAATTGCTTTTATCGGAGTATTCCATCTGATTTGTTCAATGGTTTATGCGGGTGCAGGTCTATTGCACTCACTGATTTTTAGCGAAGACACCCAAAATAGTTCAGGTTTGTTTGCTGATGATCGTCCTGAACATCGTCAGGCAGCAAGATACAAGCTTGAATGGGATAATCCAGATAATCAGACTTTTATTCTTGGTCACCATTTGATTTTCTTTGGTGTTGCATGTATTTGGTTTGTTGAGTGGGCTCGAATACATGGGATTTACGATCCTGCAATAGGAGCTGTTCGACAAGTTGAGTACAACTTAAACTTGACCAACATTTGGAATCATCAGTTTGATTTCTTGGCTATTGATAGTCTGGAGGATGTTATGGGTGGTCATGCATTCTTAGCATTTGTTGAGATCACAGGTGGTGCTTTCCATATCGCAACTAAGCAGGTAGGAGAATACACAGAATTCAAAGGGAAGAATATTCTTTCTGCTGAAGCCGTTCTTTCCTGGTCTCTTGCTGGTATTGGTTGGATGGCAATTATTGCCGCTTTCTGGTGTGCAACCAATACAACTGTTTATCCAGAGGCTTGGTACGGAGAAACATTAGCTCTTAAGTTTGGAATCTCTCCATATTGGATTGATACTGCTGATATGACTGGTGTCGTTAGTGGTCATACTTCAAGAGCTTGGCTTGCGAATGTTCATTACTATCTTGGTTTCTTCTTTATTCAAGGACACCTTTGGCATGCAATACGTGCTCTAGGCTTTGATTTCAAAAAGGTTACTGATGCAATTAGTAATCTTGATGGAGCAAGAGTTACTCTCACTGATTGA